A DNA window from Planctomycetota bacterium contains the following coding sequences:
- a CDS encoding NADH-quinone oxidoreductase subunit J, with the protein MDPINWHSFFFLLFALLACAFAVAVVVTSNIVRMAFYLVMSLAATSGLFFVAGADFVAAMQLMIYVGGTLVLLIFGVMLTAQGPFINMKTRGGDWILAALVSGALLAVLVPAAFSVGGWRNDNPAADIVDQQQEPLATSAPLGLGLLGVRVDKLDATTANLNTGRSGYLLPFEIVSIHLLVVLVGAAYLARSKRRRNATSG; encoded by the coding sequence ATGGACCCGATCAACTGGCATTCGTTCTTCTTTCTGTTGTTCGCGCTATTGGCCTGCGCGTTTGCCGTGGCCGTGGTCGTGACCAGCAACATTGTGCGGATGGCGTTCTACCTGGTGATGTCGCTGGCGGCGACGTCGGGGTTGTTCTTCGTGGCTGGCGCTGACTTCGTGGCGGCCATGCAATTGATGATCTATGTCGGCGGTACGCTGGTGCTGTTGATCTTCGGCGTGATGCTGACGGCGCAAGGGCCGTTCATCAACATGAAGACCCGTGGTGGCGACTGGATTTTGGCGGCGCTGGTGTCGGGCGCTCTACTGGCCGTGCTGGTGCCGGCGGCGTTCAGCGTCGGCGGCTGGCGCAACGACAACCCAGCGGCCGACATCGTCGACCAGCAACAGGAACCGCTGGCCACGTCGGCCCCCCTGGGGCTGGGCCTGTTGGGAGTCCGCGTCGACAAGCTCGACGCCACGACCGCCAACTTGAACACCGGCCGCTCCGGCTACCTGCTGCCGTTTGAAATTGTTTCGATCCATTTGCTGGTCGTGCTGGTGGGGGCCGCTTACCTGGCCCGCAGCAAGCGCCGCCGCAACGCGACAAGTGGTTAA
- the nuoH gene encoding NADH-quinone oxidoreductase subunit NuoH: protein MVPPQWVVIATGYLLTALVHAVLIINVVAVGALFFIWLERKVSGRIQDRLGPTRVGGKFGWLQTLADGLKLITKEDLIPGGADEMLFRIGPYISFCASFCAYLALPFSDGWVALDLNAGVFFILAVLGLEVFGVILGGYASASKWSLFGAMREAAQVVSYEVPMGMCVVIPVLIAGSMDLVRIGQMQHGWFTNWLMFHDPFTFITFFVYFTCAMASVNRAPFDLAEAESELVAGFHTEYSGLRWSFFFMAEYGSMFAVSGLAATLFCGGWNGPIPVTEWLGLANPIAPAETAAYAQWFVDHPVASYVGNFIGLLNFLFKCVFGVTFMMWARWTLPRLRIDQVMRVCLKYCTPIAAVMFLGAAWWAYQFPRGEYAKYSQAAKHGPVAPQATGSAAGATLAPTRAQSSLGAPRAGRS from the coding sequence CTGGTTCCCCCGCAATGGGTTGTCATTGCGACGGGATACTTGCTGACTGCACTGGTCCACGCCGTCCTCATTATTAATGTCGTCGCCGTCGGCGCGCTGTTCTTCATCTGGCTCGAACGCAAAGTCTCGGGGCGCATTCAAGACCGCCTGGGCCCCACGCGCGTCGGTGGCAAGTTCGGCTGGCTGCAAACCTTGGCCGACGGCTTGAAGCTGATCACCAAGGAAGACCTGATTCCCGGCGGCGCCGACGAGATGCTGTTCCGCATCGGCCCGTACATCAGCTTTTGCGCTTCGTTCTGCGCGTATCTGGCCTTGCCGTTCAGCGACGGCTGGGTGGCGCTCGATCTGAACGCCGGCGTGTTCTTCATCCTGGCCGTGTTGGGGTTGGAAGTGTTCGGCGTGATTCTGGGGGGCTACGCCTCGGCCTCGAAGTGGTCGCTGTTCGGCGCCATGCGCGAAGCGGCCCAGGTCGTCAGCTATGAAGTGCCCATGGGCATGTGCGTGGTGATTCCGGTGCTGATCGCCGGCTCGATGGACCTGGTCCGCATTGGCCAGATGCAGCATGGCTGGTTCACCAACTGGCTGATGTTCCACGACCCCTTCACGTTCATCACGTTCTTCGTCTATTTCACCTGCGCCATGGCCAGCGTGAACCGCGCGCCGTTCGATCTGGCCGAAGCCGAAAGCGAACTGGTGGCCGGGTTCCATACCGAATACTCCGGCTTGCGCTGGAGCTTCTTCTTCATGGCCGAGTACGGTTCGATGTTCGCGGTCAGCGGGTTGGCGGCGACGTTGTTCTGTGGCGGCTGGAACGGCCCGATTCCGGTGACCGAATGGCTGGGGCTGGCCAATCCGATCGCTCCGGCCGAGACCGCCGCGTACGCCCAGTGGTTCGTCGACCATCCGGTGGCGAGCTACGTGGGCAATTTCATCGGCTTGCTCAACTTTCTGTTCAAGTGCGTGTTCGGCGTCACGTTCATGATGTGGGCGCGGTGGACGCTGCCGCGATTGCGTATCGATCAGGTGATGCGCGTCTGCTTGAAGTACTGCACGCCGATCGCCGCGGTGATGTTCCTGGGGGCCGCCTGGTGGGCCTACCAGTTCCCGCGCGGCGAATACGCCAAATACTCCCAGGCCGCGAAGCACGGCCCTGTCGCTCCGCAAGCCACGGGGAGCGCCGCGGGGGCCACCCTGGCGCCGACTCGGGCCCAGTCATCGCTCGGCGCTCCGCGCGCAGGCAGGTCGTAA
- a CDS encoding PIG-L family deacetylase has translation MRRTMFTLAVCIANLLMAAGPACAADADGKLRIIIFGAHPDDAQYKAGGTAAKWAKLGHKVKLVSVTNGDIGHWQSAGGPLAQRRLAEVKKADGIIGAETQVLDIHDGELVPTLENRLKIIRVIREWQADIVIAHRPWDYHPDHRYVGVLMQDAAFMVTVPFVCTDVPPLKKNPVFLYSSDGFKKPYPFQADIAVSVDDVFDLKLTAIHEMPSQHYEGGASGSEEYVRNVPPASDEAARKDWLRDRWTQRQSGEANRYRDALNRWYGPEKGGAVKYAEAFEICEYGRQPSTAEIKTLFPFFP, from the coding sequence ATGCGTCGCACGATGTTTACGCTGGCTGTCTGTATCGCCAATCTGCTCATGGCCGCCGGACCCGCGTGTGCCGCCGACGCTGATGGCAAGTTGAGGATCATCATCTTCGGCGCGCATCCGGACGACGCCCAGTACAAAGCCGGCGGCACGGCCGCCAAGTGGGCCAAGTTGGGGCACAAGGTCAAGCTCGTCTCGGTCACCAACGGCGACATCGGCCATTGGCAATCGGCCGGCGGCCCGTTGGCTCAGCGGCGACTGGCCGAGGTGAAGAAGGCCGACGGGATCATCGGCGCCGAAACGCAGGTGCTCGACATCCACGACGGTGAGTTGGTCCCCACGCTGGAGAATCGCCTGAAGATCATTCGCGTCATCCGCGAGTGGCAAGCCGACATTGTGATCGCGCATCGCCCCTGGGACTATCATCCCGATCACCGCTACGTCGGCGTGCTGATGCAGGACGCGGCCTTCATGGTCACGGTGCCGTTCGTCTGTACCGACGTGCCGCCGCTGAAAAAGAATCCGGTCTTTCTCTATTCGAGCGACGGGTTCAAGAAGCCCTATCCATTCCAGGCCGACATCGCCGTCTCGGTCGACGACGTGTTCGATTTGAAGCTGACCGCCATTCACGAAATGCCGTCCCAGCACTACGAAGGGGGGGCCAGCGGCAGCGAAGAATACGTCCGCAACGTGCCGCCGGCCTCGGACGAGGCGGCGCGCAAGGACTGGCTGCGCGATCGCTGGACCCAGCGCCAATCGGGCGAGGCGAACCGCTATCGCGACGCGCTGAACCGCTGGTACGGCCCCGAAAAAGGGGGGGCCGTGAAGTATGCCGAAGCTTTCGAAATCTGTGAATACGGCCGGCAACCGTCGACCGCCGAGATCAAAACCTTGTTCCCATTCTTTCCGTAA